In Erigeron canadensis isolate Cc75 chromosome 6, C_canadensis_v1, whole genome shotgun sequence, the following are encoded in one genomic region:
- the LOC122605286 gene encoding uncharacterized protein LOC122605286 isoform X2, whose protein sequence is MHISLHYACLLICSKKARKKHGSKQSIDDQAKRNSLDDKKLHENKLKAALQQASEYGSLVKHQIIDVSEDINVEHKGTLERSRSLARLEAQKEFLKATSLAADTVFETEDSITDFNEAFAKFLTMYPKYKSSERIDELRVDEYGHLVDNDSKILNKKKRKKDSSKGLFVFPVQSRVTGAKYSYQWMSFAQQNNWHVLLDAGALGPLDMDSLGLSLFRPDFIITSFYRVFGFDPTGFGCLLIKKSMIKILKKQPGHTGSGMVKISPVYPSFYSDSTGGFPQFSRTECDDVVPESQSGSQLPVFSGVLTPSLVRDVNETEIEHGNYTYSDEGSPVFEEAGIFSIMKSPILSDDGSPEDSMWIDLGPSPLGSQPVMPLPPPSWFTRKRVSNIESQSQAHESMKANKVDYFQANICSPEIQEEPEIDNSVIRRDTEGEFRLQGRRVSFGFENIDDSISEEEQFESDRKEPKITCRHLDHVNMLGLSKTTSRLRFLINWLVTSLIQLRLPGSNTEDVVPLVHIYGPKIKYERGASVAFNIRDRSMGLISPEIVQKMAEANGISLGIGILSHIKIIQSTKQNRGAIDLADTTICRPMDNNVGGFVRAEVVTASLSFLTNFDDVYKLWVFVSKFLNSSFVREYGLSTVIEGEES, encoded by the exons ATGCATATTTCACTTCATTATGCttgtttattaatttgtagCAAAAAGGCCAGAAAGAAACATGGGTCCAAACAATCTATTGATGATCAGGCCAAAAGAAACTCATTAGATGATAAGAAATTGCATGAAAATAAGCTCAAAGCTGCTCTACAACAAGCATCTGAATATGGGTCTCTtgttaaacatcaaattatcGACGTTTCAGAAGATATCAATGTCGAACACAAGGGTACTTTGGAAAGATCAAGGTCATTAGCAAGACTAGAAGCTCAAAAGGAGTTTTTGAAAGCAACTTCTTTAGCTGCAGATACCGTATTTGAGACTGAAGATTCGATTACTGATTTTAATGAAGCGTTCGCAAAGTTCCTCACCATGTATCCGAAATACAAGTCTTCTGAAAGGATTGATGAGTTGAGAGTTGATGAGTATGGACACCTGGTTGACAATGATTCTAAG ATcttaaacaagaaaaagaggaagaaagattCATCGAAAGGTCTATTTGTGTTTCCGGTTCAATCAAGAGTTACTGGTGCTAAGTATTCATACCAATGGATGTCATTTGCTCAACAGAACAACTGGCATGTATTGCTTGATGCAGGGGCATTGGGTCCATTAGATATGGATTCACTTGGCTTATCTCTTTTTCGACCCGATTTCATCATTACATCATTTTACAGAGTCTTTGGGTTTGACCCAACAGGATTTGGGTGTCTTCTTATCAAGAAATCTATGATTAAAATCCTTAAGAAGCAACCTGGTCATACTGGTTCCGGTATGGTGAAGATCAGTCCAGTGTATCCCTCATTTTATAGCGATTCTACGGGTGGATTCCCTCAATTCTCAAGGACCGAATGTGATGATGTAGTCCCTGAAAGCCAAAGTGGAAGTCAGCTACCAGTTTTTTCAGGTGTATTGACTCCGTCTCTTGTGAGGGATGTAAACGAAACTGAGATAGAACATGGTAACTACACATATAGTGATGAGGGTAGCCCTGTTTTTGAAGAAGCTGGCATCTTTTCAATCATGAAAAGTCcgattttgagtgatgatggatCGCCTGAGGACTCGATGTGGATTGATTTAGGCCCGAGTCCATTAGGATCACAACCTGTCATGCCTTTACCACCACCGTCTTGGTTCACAAGAAAAAGAGTAAGCAACATAGAATCCCAATCACAGGCTCATGAAAGCATGAAGGCCAACAAAGTAGACTACTTTCAAGCAAATATTTGTAGTCCAGAAATACAAGAAGAGCCTGAAATTGATAATTCAGTTATACGAAGAGACACTGAGGGCGAGTTTAGGCTGCAGGGGAGAAGAGTATCATTTGGTTTTGAGAACATAGATGATTCTATCAGTGAAGAAGAACAGTTTGAATCGGATAGGAAGGAACCCAAGATAACATGTAGACATCTTGATCATGTAAACATGTTGGGGCTGAGCAAGACTACATCTAGGCTTCGGTTTCTGATCAACTGGCTTGTTACTTCCTTGATTCAATTGAGACTACCTGGCTCAAATACAGAAGATGTGGTTCCACTTGTTCACATATATGGTCCAAAAATCAAGTACGAAAGGGGTGCATCTGTGGCATTTAATATTAGAGATAGAAGCATGGGACTAATTAGTCCAGAAATAGTTCAAAAGATGGCGGAAGCAAATGGGATTTCACTTGGTATTGGCATTCTTAGTCATATAAAGATCATACAAAGCACAAAGCAGAATCGTGGGGCTATTGATCTTGCTGATACAACAATTTGCAGACCAATGGACAACAACGTAGGAGGGTTTGTTAGAGCTGAAGTCGTCACTGCTTCACTCAGTTTTTTGACCAACTTTGATGATGTTTATAAATTATGGGTTTTTGTCTCTAAATTCCTTAATTCATCTTTTGTTCGAGAATATGGACTTTCAACTGTCATAGAAGGTGAAGAGTCTTAA
- the LOC122605286 gene encoding uncharacterized protein LOC122605286 isoform X1: MHISLHYACLLICSKKARKKHGSKQSIDDQAKRNSLDDKKLHENKLKAALQQASEYGSLVKHQIIDVSEDINVEHKGTLERSRSLARLEAQKEFLKATSLAADTVFETEDSITDFNEAFAKFLTMYPKYKSSERIDELRVDEYGHLVDNDSKVCLDYCGFGLFSFLQVIQYMESCTIRLTEITSNLSNYALYGCMEKGTVEHDIKSRIMDYLNIPENEYGLVFTVSRGSAFKLLAESYPFHTNKNLLTMFDHESQSVNWMAQSAKKKGAKVHSAWFKWPTLKPCSTHLKKQILNKKKRKKDSSKGLFVFPVQSRVTGAKYSYQWMSFAQQNNWHVLLDAGALGPLDMDSLGLSLFRPDFIITSFYRVFGFDPTGFGCLLIKKSMIKILKKQPGHTGSGMVKISPVYPSFYSDSTGGFPQFSRTECDDVVPESQSGSQLPVFSGVLTPSLVRDVNETEIEHGNYTYSDEGSPVFEEAGIFSIMKSPILSDDGSPEDSMWIDLGPSPLGSQPVMPLPPPSWFTRKRVSNIESQSQAHESMKANKVDYFQANICSPEIQEEPEIDNSVIRRDTEGEFRLQGRRVSFGFENIDDSISEEEQFESDRKEPKITCRHLDHVNMLGLSKTTSRLRFLINWLVTSLIQLRLPGSNTEDVVPLVHIYGPKIKYERGASVAFNIRDRSMGLISPEIVQKMAEANGISLGIGILSHIKIIQSTKQNRGAIDLADTTICRPMDNNVGGFVRAEVVTASLSFLTNFDDVYKLWVFVSKFLNSSFVREYGLSTVIEGEES, translated from the coding sequence ATGCATATTTCACTTCATTATGCttgtttattaatttgtagCAAAAAGGCCAGAAAGAAACATGGGTCCAAACAATCTATTGATGATCAGGCCAAAAGAAACTCATTAGATGATAAGAAATTGCATGAAAATAAGCTCAAAGCTGCTCTACAACAAGCATCTGAATATGGGTCTCTtgttaaacatcaaattatcGACGTTTCAGAAGATATCAATGTCGAACACAAGGGTACTTTGGAAAGATCAAGGTCATTAGCAAGACTAGAAGCTCAAAAGGAGTTTTTGAAAGCAACTTCTTTAGCTGCAGATACCGTATTTGAGACTGAAGATTCGATTACTGATTTTAATGAAGCGTTCGCAAAGTTCCTCACCATGTATCCGAAATACAAGTCTTCTGAAAGGATTGATGAGTTGAGAGTTGATGAGTATGGACACCTGGTTGACAATGATTCTAAGGTGTGTCTTGATTATTGTGGATTTGGGCTGTTTTCTTTTCTACAAGTTATTCAATATATGGAGTCATGTACCATACGTTTAACCGAAATAACTTCAAATTTAAGTAATTATGCATTATATGGTTGTATGGAGAAGGGTACAGTTGAACATGATATAAAATCTAGGATCATGGATTACTTGAACATCCCTGAAAATGAATATGGTCTAGTGTTTACGGTTAGTAGAGGTTCTGCTTTTAAGCTTCTAGCCGAATCATATCCTTTTCACACGAATAAAAACCTATTAACAATGTTTGATCACGAAAGTCAGTCGGTTAATTGGATGGCTCAGAGTGCTAAAAAGAAAGGGGCTAAGGTTCATAGTGCTTGGTTTAAATGGCCTACACTTAAACCATGTTCAACCCATTTGAAAAAACAGATcttaaacaagaaaaagaggaagaaagattCATCGAAAGGTCTATTTGTGTTTCCGGTTCAATCAAGAGTTACTGGTGCTAAGTATTCATACCAATGGATGTCATTTGCTCAACAGAACAACTGGCATGTATTGCTTGATGCAGGGGCATTGGGTCCATTAGATATGGATTCACTTGGCTTATCTCTTTTTCGACCCGATTTCATCATTACATCATTTTACAGAGTCTTTGGGTTTGACCCAACAGGATTTGGGTGTCTTCTTATCAAGAAATCTATGATTAAAATCCTTAAGAAGCAACCTGGTCATACTGGTTCCGGTATGGTGAAGATCAGTCCAGTGTATCCCTCATTTTATAGCGATTCTACGGGTGGATTCCCTCAATTCTCAAGGACCGAATGTGATGATGTAGTCCCTGAAAGCCAAAGTGGAAGTCAGCTACCAGTTTTTTCAGGTGTATTGACTCCGTCTCTTGTGAGGGATGTAAACGAAACTGAGATAGAACATGGTAACTACACATATAGTGATGAGGGTAGCCCTGTTTTTGAAGAAGCTGGCATCTTTTCAATCATGAAAAGTCcgattttgagtgatgatggatCGCCTGAGGACTCGATGTGGATTGATTTAGGCCCGAGTCCATTAGGATCACAACCTGTCATGCCTTTACCACCACCGTCTTGGTTCACAAGAAAAAGAGTAAGCAACATAGAATCCCAATCACAGGCTCATGAAAGCATGAAGGCCAACAAAGTAGACTACTTTCAAGCAAATATTTGTAGTCCAGAAATACAAGAAGAGCCTGAAATTGATAATTCAGTTATACGAAGAGACACTGAGGGCGAGTTTAGGCTGCAGGGGAGAAGAGTATCATTTGGTTTTGAGAACATAGATGATTCTATCAGTGAAGAAGAACAGTTTGAATCGGATAGGAAGGAACCCAAGATAACATGTAGACATCTTGATCATGTAAACATGTTGGGGCTGAGCAAGACTACATCTAGGCTTCGGTTTCTGATCAACTGGCTTGTTACTTCCTTGATTCAATTGAGACTACCTGGCTCAAATACAGAAGATGTGGTTCCACTTGTTCACATATATGGTCCAAAAATCAAGTACGAAAGGGGTGCATCTGTGGCATTTAATATTAGAGATAGAAGCATGGGACTAATTAGTCCAGAAATAGTTCAAAAGATGGCGGAAGCAAATGGGATTTCACTTGGTATTGGCATTCTTAGTCATATAAAGATCATACAAAGCACAAAGCAGAATCGTGGGGCTATTGATCTTGCTGATACAACAATTTGCAGACCAATGGACAACAACGTAGGAGGGTTTGTTAGAGCTGAAGTCGTCACTGCTTCACTCAGTTTTTTGACCAACTTTGATGATGTTTATAAATTATGGGTTTTTGTCTCTAAATTCCTTAATTCATCTTTTGTTCGAGAATATGGACTTTCAACTGTCATAGAAGGTGAAGAGTCTTAA
- the LOC122604706 gene encoding amino acid permease 3-like: MSDNVSEKAQECIIQVVGDFAQDESKFFDDDGRPKRSGNVWTTSAHIITTVIGSGVLSLAWATAQLGWVVGPVVLVGFSFVTYYTSCLLAYCYRSGDPITGKRNYTYMEVVQNNLGGWKKKVCGSIQYLNIVGTAIGYTIAASVSMMAIKRSSCFHEKGHENPCQVSGAAYMLMFGGLQILLSQIPDFHQISWLSMVAAVMSFTYSTIGLGLGIAKVAENGEIKGSLTGVKMGNNNNVTATQKTWRAFQALGAIAFAYSYSLVLIEIQDTVKAPAEHKTMKKASMISVATTTAFYMLCGSFGYAALGDMAPGNLLTGFGFFDPFWLVDIANVAIVIHLVGAYQVFCQPLFAFVESTAVKSFPESKFINNDIEIPIIPVGEHKPLKLNMFRLAWRSAFVCLTTLIAMLMPFFNDVVGIMGAFGFWPLTVYFPIEIYIVQKMIPRWSARWILLQSLSVVCLLISLCAATGSIAGVVTDLKTYKPFKTM; encoded by the exons ATGAGTGATAACGTAAGCGAAAAGGCTCAAGAATGCATCATTCAAGTTGTGGGAGACTTCGCCCAAGACGAGTCTAAGTTCTTCGATGACGATGGTCGTCCTAAGAGATCTG GGAATGTTTGGACTACAAGTGCACATATCATTACTACTGTCATCGGCTCCGGAGTGTTGTCACTAGCATGGGCCACGGCGCAACTGGGCTGGGTCGTTGGGCCGGTCGTTCTTGTCGGGTTCTCGTTTGTGACTTACTACACATCTTGTCTGCTCGCCTACTGCTACCGCTCGGGGGACCCTATCACCGGCAAGCGAAACTATACCTACATGGAAGTTGTTCAGAACAATCTTG GGGGATGGAAAAAGAAAGTTTGTGGAAGCATTCAGTATCTGAATATCGTTGGAACGGCAATTGGATACACTATTGCAGCATCCGTTAGCATGAT GGCTATAAAGCGATCAAGTTGTTTTCATGAAAAGGGTCATGAGAATCCATGCCAAGTATCAGGAGCGGCATACATGCTCATGTTTGGTGGCTTACAAATTTTGCTCTCTCAAATTCCAGACTTCCATCAGATTTCATGGCTTTCGATGGTGGCTGCTGTCATGTCATTCACTTACTCCACCATTGGACTTGGCCTCGGAATCGCTAAAGTTGCCG AGAATGGAGAAATCAAGGGAAGTCTAACTGGTGTTAAGATGGGGAATAATAACAATGTGACAGCAACTCAGAAAACATGGAGGGCGTTTCAAGCACTTGGTGCCATTGCTTTTGCGTATTCCTACTCCCTTGTTCTCATTGAGATTCAGGATACCGTCAAAGCACCGGCTGAGCACAAAACCATGAAGAAAGCAAGCATGATCAGTGTTGCGACCACGACCGCCTTTTATATGTTATGTGGATCTTTTGGCTATGCTGCCTTAGGAGACATGGCACCTGGAAACCTCCTCACTGGTTTTGGTTTCTTTGACCCTTTTTGGCTTGTCGACATTGCCAACGTCGCCATCGTGATCCACCTTGTTGGGGCCTACCAAGTCTTCTGCCAGCCCTTATTCGCCTTTGTTGAAAGCACTGCCGTCAAGTCCTTCCCTGAGAGCAAATTCATCAACAACGATATCGAGATCCCAATTATTCCTGTTGGGGAGCATAAACCCTTGAAGCTAAACATGTTCCGGTTGGCATGGAGAAGCGCCTTCGTCTGCCTGACCACACTCATTGCTATGTTGATGCCGTTTTTTAACGATGTTGTTGGGATTATGGGAGCATTTGGATTCTGGCCATTGACCGTCTACTTTCCGATAGAGATATATATTGTTCAAAAGATGATACCAAGATGGAGTGCCCGATGGATTTTGCTACAATCACTGAGTGTCGTTTGTCTCCTTATTTCGCTCTGTGCTGCGACGGGATCAATTGCTGGGGTGGTTACTGATCTCAAGACTTACAAGCCTTTCAAGACAATGTGA